TTGCTTCTTTTAGCTCCTTTTCCGCCTCAAAGCCCATTTTGTGCAGAGAAGATGGATTACCATAGGTTTGGAGCAGTATTCGTTTCATTTTTTCTGCTGCCTGTGGGAAGACCTGTGTTGTGGCACTATTATCCAAGTATATTACCTGCTGCATATTTACACCTTCTAGTTTAGTTTTTGCTCACTATATTATAAAACCTCAGTAACGTTGCAAAAAAACATTTAGAATTTGTCAAGTTATAATAAATTTTGATAATCAAAGAAATGCTGCGAATTAAGAAGATAAAATAGATATTTTGCTGTATTTGCATTAAAAAATCCTTTATAATAGAGATAACAAGGTAGTCCTTGCCAAATCCCTAATATAAAGGAGTTATAAAATGCAAGGCAAGGATATCAAAAAATCCACTTTTTTGCAACTGTTTAGTCCTATAATTAATGAAAAATTTTTAAATTTGCTGTCAGACATGGAGGTAGATAAGTATTTAAAAAAGTTATCTACAGTAGAACTTATTGAACTGCTAGCCAATTCTCAGATTAATCAAAGAGCCAGCTTAAGAGATATCAGCAAGGACTTTAATAATGATGAATTTAACGAAGCTTTTGATTGTGAATCCTTTAGTCCTTCACAAATATCTCGTAGATTAAGAGATCTACCAGTAGAGGTAGTAGCTTATTTATTCAAAAATATCACTACGCAACTTGGTAAAGAACTTGGTCATGATAGAATACGTCAAGAAATGGGACGGTTGCTAATACTTGATTCTAGAACCATAAGCTTATGTTTATCCCAGTTTAGATGGGCTAAATTCAGAGAAACTAAAGCAGGGATAAAGCTTCATTTACTACTTGAATTCTGCAATGGTGTGGTTATACCAGAAGAAGCAATAGTTACACCAGCAAAGCCTGCAGATAAAAACATGATGGATGATATGATAATCTATGAACAAGGAACCATCTATGTTTTTGACAGGGCGTATGTTGATTATGAGAAATTTGATGCATACTGTAAAGAGGGTATTTACTTCGTCAGTCGCTTAAAAAGCAATGCAATAGTAGAAGTAATAGAAGATTATCCAACCTCTGGTAACATAACAAAACATCAGCTAGTACGCCTTGGTAAAGATGGCTCTACAAAAATGGAGCATCCCCTACAGCTTATAGAGACACAAGACAGTAAAGGCAATAAGATAATTATCATAACGAATAAGCTAGAACTATCTGTAGATGAGTTAAGTAGTATTTACCTCTATCGCTGGCAAATAGAAGTATTTTTCAAATGGCTCAAACAGCAGTTTTGCATTAAGCACTTTTATGGGCAAAGTCCCCAGGCAGTGGAAAACCAGATACTAATAGCACTAATAACACATTGCTTGCTGATGCTGCTTAAATTAAAAACTGGCTATCAGGGTTTAATGCTAAATTTTAAAAGAATGCTAATCACTTGCTTATTAGAAGCATTTAGTACATTTATTCGCAAGCTTCATCGAAAACCTAAGCGGACCTCGAAGGGGCGACGAAAAATTGACCACGAACTAACTTACAAAATGACTCTAAGGCAGGTGATAGCAGGCGAATCAGATCATTTAGATGATCTTACTTATGACCCAGTACTACTGTAAAGCGCATACTGTCAAAATGTGGATAAGGACTACCCCTTACTTCGCCTTTTTGGCAATTTGATCAGGAAATTTAATTGTTAAATTTAAACATATTTAGCTTAATTATCCATAGTTAATTATTGCTATTTTCTGGGTTTGACAATGTTAGAAAATTTTTATGCAACACTACTGATAAAACCTTAATCATTCTTCTATTATAATACACTTTTTTGGACAAACTTAACAATTTTAAAAAATAATAAAACAGCTACCTCTTTTGATAGCTGTTCATTAGGAGTTCTATATGCTTATTGACCTACCA
The sequence above is drawn from the Desulfitibacter alkalitolerans DSM 16504 genome and encodes:
- a CDS encoding IS4 family transposase, which encodes MQGKDIKKSTFLQLFSPIINEKFLNLLSDMEVDKYLKKLSTVELIELLANSQINQRASLRDISKDFNNDEFNEAFDCESFSPSQISRRLRDLPVEVVAYLFKNITTQLGKELGHDRIRQEMGRLLILDSRTISLCLSQFRWAKFRETKAGIKLHLLLEFCNGVVIPEEAIVTPAKPADKNMMDDMIIYEQGTIYVFDRAYVDYEKFDAYCKEGIYFVSRLKSNAIVEVIEDYPTSGNITKHQLVRLGKDGSTKMEHPLQLIETQDSKGNKIIIITNKLELSVDELSSIYLYRWQIEVFFKWLKQQFCIKHFYGQSPQAVENQILIALITHCLLMLLKLKTGYQGLMLNFKRMLITCLLEAFSTFIRKLHRKPKRTSKGRRKIDHELTYKMTLRQVIAGESDHLDDLTYDPVLL